The Shewanella mangrovisoli genome has a window encoding:
- a CDS encoding MaoC/PaaZ C-terminal domain-containing protein: MPSLFSLYRKIFFGRKPGWDQQPLPYIKVSAPNVQVSETKVSQYAQVCGFNFNGKILPPTYLYVMAFRLHAVIFTHDGITFPLLGMIHLKNRIQVYRPTTVDEVFSLECALTTSRETDSGLEFEFVSKAFVGEELVWESLSTYLYRIETAGRRVRPPKALEMAWDSPQSWELSEDLGRRYAKASGDYNLIHLHPVLSKRFGFDRVLAHGMWSKARCLAELIPEIGERPFVVDVAFKLPLLMPAEVGFGYEKSQDKWVFELRDSKGRRPHLSGEVQL, from the coding sequence ATGCCCTCGCTGTTTTCTCTTTATCGCAAGATTTTCTTTGGTCGTAAGCCCGGTTGGGACCAACAGCCCTTACCTTATATCAAGGTGTCGGCGCCCAATGTGCAAGTGTCCGAGACCAAAGTTAGCCAATATGCCCAAGTGTGTGGCTTTAATTTCAACGGTAAAATATTGCCGCCAACCTATTTGTATGTGATGGCATTTCGCCTACATGCGGTGATTTTTACCCACGATGGTATTACCTTCCCGTTGCTGGGGATGATCCATTTAAAGAACCGTATTCAAGTCTATCGTCCGACGACAGTCGATGAAGTGTTCTCCCTCGAATGCGCCTTAACCACCAGCCGTGAAACCGATTCAGGCTTAGAGTTTGAATTTGTCTCTAAGGCCTTTGTGGGCGAAGAGCTGGTGTGGGAATCGCTGTCGACTTACCTCTATCGTATCGAGACCGCTGGCCGCCGCGTTCGTCCACCTAAGGCGCTCGAGATGGCCTGGGACTCGCCCCAATCTTGGGAGTTGAGTGAAGATTTAGGCCGCCGTTATGCCAAAGCATCAGGCGACTATAACCTGATCCACCTGCATCCCGTGCTGTCCAAACGTTTCGGTTTTGACCGTGTGTTGGCCCACGGTATGTGGTCTAAGGCGCGCTGCTTAGCAGAATTAATTCCTGAGATTGGTGAGCGCCCCTTCGTAGTCGATGTGGCCTTTAAGCTGCCGTTACTGATGCCCGCAGAAGTGGGATTTGGTTACGAAAAATCACAAGACAAGTGGGTGTTTGAGCTGCGTGACAGTAAAGGTCGCAGGCCACATCTCAGTGGTGAAGTGCAGCTTTAA
- a CDS encoding methyltransferase domain-containing protein, protein MQDKNFDKLAQKFAKNIYGTPKGEIRAAVLWRDLAPALAQFGDKKLRILDAGGGFGYFSQKLARLGHEVVLCDISAEMLAQAKTQIDASDTPLAIRLVHAPIQALSVAEHGRFDLILCHAVVEWLADAKTTMEGLLTMLKPNGLFSLMFYNKEAMRFHALVSGNFDYVAADLKVKKKVRLTPTHPLYIHDVKQWFAEWNMDLLRKSGVRVIHDYLKKHQPADFDYQKLLTMELEYSQREPYISLGRYVHFLGQSAATLDASN, encoded by the coding sequence GTGCAAGATAAGAATTTCGATAAACTCGCGCAAAAGTTCGCGAAGAACATTTATGGCACCCCTAAGGGTGAAATCCGTGCCGCCGTGTTATGGCGCGATCTCGCTCCCGCCTTGGCGCAATTTGGCGATAAAAAACTGCGGATTTTAGATGCGGGCGGCGGCTTTGGTTATTTCAGCCAAAAGCTGGCACGCCTGGGCCATGAAGTGGTGCTGTGTGATATTTCCGCCGAAATGCTCGCCCAAGCGAAAACACAAATCGATGCCAGCGACACGCCATTGGCTATCCGTTTGGTGCACGCGCCAATTCAAGCCCTCTCCGTCGCCGAACATGGCAGATTCGATCTTATCCTCTGCCATGCCGTAGTCGAATGGCTCGCCGATGCGAAAACCACCATGGAAGGCTTGCTGACCATGCTTAAGCCCAATGGGCTGTTTTCGCTGATGTTTTACAATAAAGAAGCGATGCGCTTCCATGCGTTAGTGTCGGGTAATTTCGACTATGTTGCCGCCGATCTTAAGGTGAAGAAGAAGGTACGCCTCACACCGACGCACCCGCTTTATATTCATGATGTCAAACAATGGTTTGCCGAATGGAATATGGATCTGCTGCGCAAGTCGGGCGTGCGAGTCATTCACGACTATTTGAAAAAACACCAGCCCGCGGATTTTGACTATCAAAAGCTGCTGACGATGGAGCTCGAATATTCCCAACGCGAGCCCTATATTTCGCTCGGTCGTTATGTGCATTTTCTGGGACAAAGCGCCGCAACTCTAGATGCATCCAACTAA
- a CDS encoding formate--tetrahydrofolate ligase, with product MLTDMDISRRAHLKDIAALGAEFGLLPDEMQLFGTTKAKVDLRVQQRLAEQQQGKLIIVTAVTPTPHGEGKTVTTIGLTQSLKALGNKVCACIRQPSMGPVFGVKGGAAGGGYAQVVPMQELNLHLTGDIHAVSSAHNLGAAAIASRQYHETRLGKTEFELQSGQNYLDIAPNGIRWHRVVDHNDRCLREIEVGLGENNGPAYTSGFDITAASELMAILALSRNLADMRARISKLVLAVNRQGAAISAEDLGVAGAMTAIMADAVKPTLMQTLNGAPCLIHAGPFANIAHGNSSVIADDIALKLADFVVTEGGFGSDMGFEKFCNIKARQSGLTPSAAVLVTTLKALKANSGLISDTDINAPDQARLEAGFANLNWHINNVARYGIPVVVAINRFATDTQAELNWLIEAVAGTAAFGCELSEAFSQGESGALALAQTVMRACEQPSEFTLLYPDEMALEAKLSTLTEVGYGAAGVSLSETAKLQLQELNTLGYAHLPVCMAKTPLSISHDPQLKGVPQGFTVPVRELVLNAGAGFITALVGNVMTMPGLGLVPGYLKIDIAADGEITGLG from the coding sequence ATGCTAACCGATATGGATATTTCGCGCCGCGCGCACCTAAAAGATATCGCCGCGCTTGGCGCCGAATTTGGGTTATTACCCGATGAGATGCAGCTATTTGGCACGACCAAAGCCAAGGTCGATTTGCGTGTGCAGCAGCGTTTAGCCGAGCAGCAACAGGGTAAACTGATCATTGTCACCGCGGTGACACCAACGCCCCACGGCGAAGGCAAAACCGTCACCACCATTGGTTTAACCCAATCCCTAAAAGCGCTAGGTAACAAGGTGTGCGCCTGTATTCGCCAGCCCAGTATGGGTCCAGTATTTGGAGTGAAAGGCGGCGCCGCTGGTGGCGGTTACGCCCAAGTGGTGCCCATGCAGGAGTTGAATCTGCATCTAACGGGTGATATTCATGCTGTCAGCAGTGCCCATAATCTCGGCGCGGCGGCGATAGCCTCTCGGCAGTACCATGAAACACGTTTAGGCAAGACCGAATTTGAGTTGCAGTCTGGGCAGAATTACCTAGATATAGCGCCTAACGGCATCCGTTGGCACAGGGTGGTCGATCATAACGATCGCTGTTTACGTGAGATTGAAGTCGGGCTAGGTGAAAATAATGGCCCCGCTTATACCTCTGGCTTTGATATTACCGCCGCCTCCGAGTTAATGGCGATTTTGGCGCTCAGCCGTAATCTGGCGGATATGCGCGCGCGTATTAGCAAGCTAGTGCTGGCTGTAAATCGCCAAGGTGCGGCTATTAGCGCGGAAGACCTTGGAGTTGCTGGCGCGATGACGGCGATCATGGCGGATGCGGTAAAACCAACCTTAATGCAGACCTTAAACGGTGCGCCTTGTCTTATCCATGCGGGGCCATTTGCCAATATCGCCCATGGTAACTCGTCGGTGATTGCCGACGATATCGCTCTAAAACTGGCCGATTTTGTAGTGACGGAAGGCGGTTTCGGCTCCGATATGGGGTTTGAGAAGTTTTGTAATATCAAGGCGCGTCAGTCGGGGTTAACCCCGAGTGCCGCGGTGTTAGTCACCACCTTAAAAGCACTGAAGGCCAATAGCGGCTTAATTTCGGATACAGATATCAATGCGCCCGACCAGGCCCGTCTCGAGGCGGGATTTGCCAATTTAAACTGGCATATCAATAATGTGGCGCGTTACGGCATTCCCGTTGTGGTGGCCATCAATCGCTTTGCAACCGATACACAGGCAGAGCTTAACTGGTTGATTGAGGCCGTTGCGGGCACAGCTGCCTTTGGCTGCGAGCTTAGCGAGGCGTTCAGCCAAGGTGAGTCGGGGGCGTTGGCCTTGGCGCAAACCGTCATGCGCGCCTGTGAGCAGCCAAGCGAATTTACCCTGCTATATCCCGATGAAATGGCGCTTGAAGCAAAATTATCGACCCTGACCGAAGTCGGCTATGGCGCTGCCGGGGTGAGTTTATCTGAGACGGCTAAACTGCAATTACAGGAACTTAACACCCTCGGTTACGCCCATTTACCCGTTTGTATGGCGAAAACCCCCTTATCCATTAGCCACGACCCTCAACTTAAAGGCGTGCCGCAAGGTTTTACCGTGCCTGTGCGCGAGTTAGTGTTAAATGCGGGGGCGGGATTTATTACCGCGCTGGTGGGGAATGTGATGACTATGCCTGGGCTTGGGTTAGTTCCTGGCTATTTAAAGATTGATATCGCCGCCGATGGCGAGATTACCGGTTTAGGTTAA
- a CDS encoding aldo/keto reductase, translating to MSGSPFSFSEFVAGFWRMHSWQMSPTERLNLIEQYLDLGVTTMDHADIYGQYQCEALFGEALTLKPGLRQQMQLVSKCGIKPAFDCRPERYVNHYDTSKAHIIASVEQSLKQLKTDYLDLLLIHRPEPLMDADQVADAFTDLKQAGKVRHFGVSNFTNAQFSLLQSRLTEPLVTNQIEISPLTMASLHDGTLDLCQERRIRPMAWSCLGGGKIFDNSHPQAIRLQQTLAIIADEIGAQDISQVIYAWVRMLPSRPVPIIGSGNIARIRTAVAAQSLTLDRQQWFSIWQASTGHSVP from the coding sequence ATGAGCGGATCCCCTTTTAGTTTTTCAGAGTTTGTTGCCGGCTTTTGGCGAATGCACAGTTGGCAAATGTCACCTACCGAGCGACTTAACCTGATAGAACAATATTTAGACCTAGGTGTGACCACTATGGATCATGCCGATATTTACGGCCAATACCAGTGCGAAGCCCTGTTCGGCGAGGCGTTAACGCTAAAACCCGGCTTAAGGCAACAGATGCAATTGGTCAGCAAATGCGGCATTAAGCCCGCCTTCGATTGTCGTCCCGAGCGCTATGTAAACCATTACGACACCTCCAAGGCGCATATTATTGCTAGTGTGGAGCAATCACTAAAACAGCTGAAAACCGATTATTTAGATCTGCTGCTGATCCACAGACCCGAGCCTTTGATGGACGCCGATCAAGTGGCCGACGCCTTTACTGACTTAAAACAGGCGGGCAAGGTACGACACTTTGGGGTATCTAACTTCACCAACGCGCAGTTTTCATTATTGCAGTCGAGATTAACTGAGCCCTTAGTCACCAATCAAATCGAAATCTCACCGCTAACAATGGCGAGTTTGCACGATGGTACTCTCGATTTATGTCAGGAACGGCGCATTCGGCCTATGGCTTGGTCCTGTTTGGGCGGCGGTAAAATCTTTGATAATAGCCATCCACAGGCCATTCGCCTGCAACAAACCTTAGCGATCATCGCCGATGAGATTGGCGCCCAAGATATCAGCCAAGTGATTTATGCCTGGGTGCGGATGTTACCGAGTCGGCCCGTGCCGATTATCGGCAGTGGCAATATCGCGAGGATAAGAACGGCGGTGGCCGCACAGTCACTCACCCTAGACAGGCAGCAATGGTTTAGTATCTGGCAGGCATCAACCGGACACAGCGTGCCTTAG
- a CDS encoding TraB/GumN family protein translates to MATSRWRLLLALCGVAMFTSASSWAAPTDKPPFYQVQWQGKSAYLLGSIHIGRADFYPMPAQVEAAFAKSKGLVVEIDTNKIDSRALLQKYGMANSAQGLDWPSRDKQTIAVMRHYCEDKASLCQSIQAFAPWLQASQLNLLRYNSLGFSTDYGVDMQLLGRAGKPVYQLETAESQFQLLSSFDSQAQWSMVREAINASDAELLSLVEAWRSGDETALDTLMQEQLGGEGDTLMLDKILWQRNKVMADGMMRLMTAEAASQPLFVVVGAGHVVGDKSVVQLLKQKGATVTACWRERCD, encoded by the coding sequence ATGGCAACAAGTCGGTGGCGACTATTACTGGCGCTGTGCGGCGTCGCAATGTTTACCAGTGCGTCGAGTTGGGCGGCGCCGACGGATAAACCGCCGTTTTATCAGGTGCAATGGCAGGGCAAATCCGCTTACCTTTTGGGTTCGATTCATATTGGCCGTGCCGATTTTTATCCGATGCCAGCGCAAGTGGAGGCGGCATTTGCCAAGTCCAAGGGATTGGTGGTTGAAATCGATACCAATAAAATCGACAGCCGCGCCCTATTGCAAAAGTATGGTATGGCAAACTCAGCGCAAGGGCTTGATTGGCCGAGCCGGGATAAACAAACGATAGCGGTAATGCGCCACTATTGTGAAGACAAAGCTAGCCTATGCCAGTCGATTCAAGCCTTTGCGCCTTGGTTGCAGGCATCTCAACTTAATCTACTGCGCTACAATAGCTTAGGTTTTAGCACTGACTATGGTGTCGATATGCAGTTGCTTGGCCGTGCGGGTAAGCCTGTGTATCAGCTAGAGACGGCTGAGTCGCAGTTCCAATTACTATCCTCCTTCGATAGTCAGGCCCAGTGGTCTATGGTGCGCGAAGCCATTAATGCCTCAGATGCCGAACTACTCTCACTGGTTGAGGCGTGGCGCTCCGGAGATGAAACTGCGTTAGATACTTTGATGCAGGAGCAGCTCGGCGGGGAGGGCGATACCCTGATGCTGGATAAAATTCTCTGGCAGCGCAATAAAGTCATGGCCGATGGCATGATGAGGTTAATGACCGCAGAAGCCGCCAGTCAACCGCTATTTGTAGTGGTAGGCGCTGGTCATGTGGTGGGGGATAAGAGTGTGGTGCAACTGCTTAAACAGAAGGGCGCAACCGTAACCGCCTGTTGGCGTGAGCGATGTGACTGA